The proteins below come from a single Fusarium verticillioides 7600 chromosome 3, whole genome shotgun sequence genomic window:
- a CDS encoding 3-octaprenyl-4-hydroxybenzoate carboxy-lyase UbiX produces MRKPAQLRRIQSPSKLLSDRGLQCQRQNPLFPQPKQTSRRSFTVPSKHLNPPPAFASSSIHQVPSPPRRIVVGITGATGAPYAIALLRLLRQLGIETHVVISKWALATLKYETTMTEEQIRSLAYANYTARDVSAPIASGSFQHDGMVIVPCSMKTLAAIRSGYCDDLISRAADVTLKENRRLLMAVRETPLSDVHLDNMLFLRRAGAIIFPPVPAFYTNPGSLEDVVDQSVGRMLDLMGIHTDGFERWDGFKKNKSVVRPVQANIASHA; encoded by the coding sequence ATGAGAAAGCCTGCTCAGCTCCGGCGCATTCAGTCGCCTTCAAAGTTATTATCTGATCGTGGATTACAGTGTCAACGCCAGAACCCTCTTTTCCCTCAACCAAAGCAAACATCCAGACGCAGTTTTACTGTTCCAAGCAAGCACCTGAACCCACCACCAGCTTTCGCCTCATCCTCTATTCATCAGGTGCCATCTCCCCCTCGTCGCATTGTTGTAGGGATCACCGGGGCCACAGGAGCACCATACGCCATCGCTTTGCTGCGACTTCTGCGTCAACTTGGCATAGAGACGCATGTTGTCATTAGTAAATGGGCGCTAGCGACTCTCAAGTACGAGACGACCATGACTGAAGAGCAGATCCGTTCACTAGCATACGCCAATTACACTGCAAGAGACGTTTCAGCCCCCATCGCATCAGGTTCATTCCAACATGACGGTATGGTCATTGTGCCCTGCAGTATGAAGACACTAGCAGCTATAAGAAGCGGCTACTGCGATGATCTCATCTCCCGGGCGGCGGATGTGACCTTGAAGGAGAATAGGCGATTACTCATGGCTGTGCGAGAGACACCGTTGAGTGATGTCCACTTGGACAACATGCTATTCCTACGGAGAGCTGGGGCTATCATATTTCCGCCTGTTCCTGCGTTCTACACAAACCCTGGCAGTCTGGAGGATGTGGTTGACCAGAGCGTGGGGCGCATGTTGGACTTGATGGGAATTCACACGGATGGATTTGAGAGATGGGACgggttcaagaagaacaagtcagTAGTGAGACCAGTGCAGGCTAACATAGCATCTCATGCCTAA